The following coding sequences lie in one Streptomyces venezuelae genomic window:
- a CDS encoding oxygenase MpaB family protein has product MNHPADAREKRAARDTNESADTSPPPPGGILWNIAGDIRMLLMLPPALTMQVAHPAVGAGVDEHSVFRTDPWGRGERSIRSVLLWVYGGEEAAAEGRRLRVLHRTIQGTDTRGRRYHALTPANYAWVHATGFPVYRHAQQYLGRPFTEAQERQLYAEWLQVGRILGIHDRDMPQTPEEFWPHYRKILAEEIELTAVAAELTAVDKTVPPPDRGPAPLRLLLRVLWPVLLPPLARFRRFVTIGLMPPDAREAIGLPWTDAQERGLRRLSRVVRTVVPLLPERLRYLPAARKARARHRAAGNRVPTARRAPDAQRT; this is encoded by the coding sequence ATGAACCACCCGGCCGACGCACGCGAGAAGCGCGCGGCCCGCGACACGAACGAATCCGCCGACACGTCCCCGCCCCCGCCCGGCGGCATCCTCTGGAACATCGCCGGTGACATCCGCATGCTCCTGATGCTGCCGCCCGCGCTCACCATGCAGGTGGCGCACCCGGCGGTCGGCGCGGGCGTCGACGAGCACTCCGTGTTCCGCACCGACCCGTGGGGGAGGGGCGAGCGCTCGATCCGCTCGGTCCTGCTGTGGGTGTACGGCGGGGAAGAGGCGGCCGCCGAGGGCCGCAGGCTGCGCGTGCTGCACCGCACCATCCAGGGCACGGACACCCGAGGCCGCCGCTACCACGCGCTGACGCCCGCGAACTACGCCTGGGTGCACGCCACCGGCTTCCCCGTCTACCGGCACGCGCAGCAGTACCTGGGCCGCCCCTTCACCGAGGCGCAGGAGCGGCAGCTGTACGCCGAGTGGCTCCAGGTCGGCCGGATCCTCGGCATCCACGACCGGGACATGCCGCAGACCCCGGAGGAGTTCTGGCCGCACTACCGCAAGATCCTCGCCGAGGAGATCGAACTCACCGCCGTCGCCGCCGAGCTGACCGCCGTCGACAAGACCGTCCCGCCGCCGGACCGCGGCCCGGCTCCCCTACGGCTGCTGCTGCGCGTCCTGTGGCCCGTGCTCCTGCCTCCGCTGGCCCGCTTCCGCCGCTTCGTCACGATCGGCCTGATGCCCCCGGACGCCCGCGAGGCCATCGGCCTCCCCTGGACCGACGCACAGGAGCGCGGCCTGCGCCGCCTCAGCCGCGTCGTCCGCACGGTCGTACCGCTGCTGCCCGAGCGCCTGCGCTACCTCCCGGCGGCCCGCAAGGCCCGCGCACGCCACCGCGCCGCCGGGAACCGGGTCCCGACGGCGCGTCGCGCACCGGATGCTCAGCGAACGTGA
- a CDS encoding M1 family metallopeptidase: MHRRLIAPGALAASLLLAIPASAADFSPGAPGIGDPYYPASGNGGYDVSHYDLRLKYQPKTDLLEGTATLNARTTQDLSRFNLDFGLQVSEVRVNGKKAKFKKTGDQELEITPSAGLPKGTAVTVVVRYAGKPSELKINGYTAWHRTPDGGVAAQEPEAAVWWFPSNDHPLDKATYDVSVSVPDGTQAISNGVLQAQSSKLGWTRYSWRSNKPQASYLATLAVGKFDITTDKTEGGLPVLNAYSKDLGDNAGAARASIERTTEVAEWLETLYGKYPFNALGGYVPNVKSSYALETQTRPFYSPAAFANGSNASIVVHELAHQWYGDSVSVDGWKDIWVNEGFARYSQWLWSEKEGEGTAQELADYVYAQHPADDPFWKVKPGDPGPDNQFHGAVYDRGAVALQALRNEVGDDTFFEILKGWPQKHAYGNAKVNDFVKYAEKVSGKPLAELFDTWLYQPSRPEAPAVREAGIARSAAAPAKPKSWKQIAATNGVHDHGHDHDHVR; the protein is encoded by the coding sequence GTGCACCGCAGACTCATCGCCCCGGGCGCTCTGGCGGCCTCTCTCCTGCTGGCGATCCCGGCATCGGCCGCCGACTTCTCCCCCGGGGCCCCGGGCATCGGCGACCCCTATTACCCGGCGAGCGGCAACGGCGGATACGACGTCTCGCACTACGACCTGCGACTGAAGTACCAGCCCAAGACCGACCTGCTCGAGGGCACGGCGACGCTCAACGCCCGCACCACGCAGGACCTCTCGCGCTTCAACCTCGACTTCGGTCTGCAGGTCTCCGAGGTGCGGGTCAACGGCAAGAAGGCGAAGTTCAAGAAGACCGGCGACCAGGAGCTGGAGATCACGCCGTCGGCCGGGCTGCCCAAGGGCACGGCGGTCACGGTCGTCGTGCGGTACGCGGGCAAGCCGTCCGAGCTGAAGATCAACGGGTACACGGCGTGGCACCGGACGCCGGACGGCGGTGTCGCGGCGCAGGAGCCGGAGGCCGCCGTGTGGTGGTTCCCCTCCAACGACCACCCGCTCGACAAGGCGACCTACGACGTGTCCGTGTCGGTGCCCGACGGCACCCAGGCGATCTCCAACGGCGTCCTGCAGGCGCAGAGTTCCAAGCTCGGCTGGACCCGCTACAGCTGGCGGTCGAACAAGCCGCAGGCCAGCTACCTCGCGACGCTCGCGGTCGGCAAGTTCGACATCACGACCGACAAGACGGAGGGCGGTCTGCCCGTCCTCAACGCGTACAGCAAGGACCTGGGCGACAACGCGGGCGCGGCGCGGGCCAGCATCGAGCGGACCACCGAGGTCGCCGAGTGGCTGGAGACGCTCTACGGCAAGTACCCGTTCAACGCGCTCGGCGGCTACGTCCCGAACGTGAAGAGCAGCTACGCCCTGGAGACCCAGACGCGGCCCTTCTACAGCCCCGCCGCGTTCGCGAACGGCTCCAACGCCTCGATCGTCGTCCACGAGCTGGCCCACCAGTGGTACGGCGACAGCGTCTCCGTGGACGGCTGGAAGGACATCTGGGTCAACGAGGGCTTCGCGCGCTACAGCCAGTGGCTGTGGTCGGAGAAGGAGGGCGAGGGCACGGCGCAGGAGCTCGCCGACTACGTGTACGCCCAGCACCCCGCCGACGACCCGTTCTGGAAGGTCAAGCCCGGCGACCCGGGCCCGGACAACCAGTTCCACGGCGCGGTCTACGACCGGGGCGCGGTCGCCCTGCAGGCCCTGCGCAACGAGGTCGGCGACGACACGTTCTTCGAGATCCTGAAGGGCTGGCCGCAGAAGCACGCGTACGGCAACGCCAAGGTGAACGACTTCGTGAAGTACGCGGAGAAGGTCTCGGGCAAGCCGCTCGCGGAGCTGTTCGACACGTGGCTGTACCAGCCGTCGCGGCCCGAGGCGCCCGCGGTGCGCGAGGCCGGCATCGCCCGCTCGGCGGCCGCCCCGGCCAAGCCGAAGTCATGGAAGCAGATCGCGGCGACGAACGGCGTGCACGACCACGGGCACGACCACGATCACGTTCGCTGA
- a CDS encoding Xaa-Pro dipeptidyl-peptidase translates to MPIRARRTRILWRTLLTAALAALIAGLMSPGAAQGAAESSRTPRESRPVYSYEDAIRESVWVDTRIDGDADGRTDRVAVDIVRPRELDRRGRRIPVIMDASPYYSCCGRGNESQKKTYDANGNPVQLPLYYDNYFVPRGYGYVAVDLAGANRSDGCVDVGGRSDVQSARAVVDWLNGRARGYTSRTGTERTRATWSNGATGMIGKSYDGTVAQGVAATGVPGLKTIVPIGAISSWYDYYFAKGAPLYGSGPDRLASGIESAEARARCGAVKQRLIEGAPRTGDWTPLWSERDHVPDADRVRASVFVVHGMQDLNVRTKHFGQWWDALAENGVERKIWLSQAGHVDPFDLRRADWVRTLHRWFDHELLGYDNGVDREPMADIERAPDRWSTDRVWPPRGTRAVELRPAKGTEPGVGTLGTRRGKGTETFTDDPRLSEKAWAENIDMSTPAKAGFTSKPLARDLRLSGSSKVTVTATPTTRTAHLSAVLVDLGPDTIRDYAAAGEGITTLPERTCWGASTTGDSSCFKETRANTADVDYTIFSRGWADLGNWADAGHGRPLTPGEPHTITLDLAATDHVVPKGHRLALIVAGTDRNLIEPPADTPTLTLDLARTSAKLPLVGGADAFTTTAPVTPREARLDGVAPPRRINPVPGGSTS, encoded by the coding sequence ATGCCGATACGTGCGCGACGCACCCGCATCCTGTGGAGAACGCTCCTGACGGCGGCCCTTGCCGCCCTGATCGCCGGCCTCATGTCCCCGGGCGCGGCGCAGGGCGCCGCCGAGTCCTCGCGCACGCCGCGCGAGAGCAGACCCGTGTACTCGTACGAGGACGCGATACGCGAATCCGTATGGGTCGACACCAGGATCGACGGCGACGCGGACGGGAGGACCGACCGCGTCGCCGTCGACATCGTCCGGCCCCGTGAACTCGACCGCCGGGGCCGCCGGATACCCGTGATCATGGACGCGAGCCCGTACTACTCGTGCTGCGGACGCGGCAACGAGAGCCAGAAGAAGACGTACGACGCGAACGGCAACCCCGTCCAGCTCCCGCTGTACTACGACAACTACTTCGTGCCCCGCGGCTACGGCTATGTCGCCGTGGACCTCGCCGGCGCCAACCGCTCCGACGGCTGCGTCGACGTCGGCGGCCGCTCCGACGTCCAGTCCGCGAGGGCCGTCGTCGACTGGCTGAACGGCCGCGCCCGCGGCTACACCAGCCGCACCGGCACCGAGCGGACGCGGGCGACCTGGAGCAACGGCGCCACCGGAATGATCGGCAAGAGCTACGACGGGACCGTGGCGCAAGGCGTCGCCGCGACCGGAGTCCCGGGCCTGAAGACCATCGTGCCGATCGGCGCGATCTCCTCCTGGTACGACTACTACTTCGCCAAGGGCGCCCCGCTCTACGGCAGCGGCCCAGACCGCCTCGCGAGCGGCATCGAGAGCGCCGAGGCCCGCGCCCGCTGCGGCGCGGTGAAGCAGCGCCTCATCGAGGGGGCGCCCCGCACCGGCGACTGGACCCCGCTGTGGAGCGAGCGCGACCACGTCCCGGACGCCGACCGGGTGCGCGCCAGCGTCTTCGTCGTCCACGGCATGCAGGACCTCAACGTCCGCACCAAGCACTTCGGCCAGTGGTGGGACGCGCTCGCCGAGAACGGGGTCGAGCGCAAGATCTGGCTCAGCCAGGCAGGCCACGTCGACCCGTTCGACCTCCGCCGCGCCGACTGGGTCCGCACCCTGCACCGCTGGTTCGACCACGAACTCCTCGGCTACGACAACGGAGTCGACCGCGAGCCGATGGCCGACATCGAACGCGCACCGGACCGCTGGAGCACCGACCGCGTCTGGCCCCCGCGCGGCACCCGCGCCGTCGAACTCCGCCCCGCCAAGGGCACGGAGCCCGGCGTCGGCACCCTCGGCACCCGGCGTGGCAAGGGCACCGAGACGTTCACGGACGACCCGCGCCTGAGCGAGAAGGCATGGGCCGAGAACATCGACATGTCGACACCGGCCAAGGCGGGCTTCACCAGCAAGCCGCTCGCCCGTGACCTGCGGCTCTCCGGCTCCTCCAAGGTCACCGTCACCGCGACCCCGACGACCCGCACCGCCCACCTCTCCGCCGTCCTCGTCGACCTCGGCCCCGACACGATCCGCGACTACGCGGCGGCGGGCGAGGGCATCACCACGCTCCCCGAACGCACGTGCTGGGGAGCGAGCACCACGGGCGACAGCTCCTGCTTCAAGGAGACGCGCGCGAACACCGCCGACGTCGACTACACGATCTTCAGCCGGGGCTGGGCCGACCTCGGCAACTGGGCCGACGCCGGCCACGGCCGCCCCCTCACCCCGGGCGAGCCGCACACCATCACCCTCGACCTCGCCGCCACCGACCACGTCGTGCCCAAGGGCCACCGGCTCGCCCTGATCGTCGCGGGCACCGACCGCAATCTGATCGAGCCTCCCGCCGACACCCCGACGCTCACCCTCGACCTGGCCCGCACCTCGGCGAAACTGCCGCTGGTGGGCGGGGCCGACGCGTTCACCACCACCGCGCCCGTCACTCCCCGCGAAGCCCGTCTCGACGGCGTGGCCCCGCCGCGCCGCATCAACCCCGTCCCGGGAGGCAGCACTTCATGA
- a CDS encoding M14 family metallocarboxypeptidase, with protein MTPRIRSLALVCATAALAAPLLTAPAQATPTPPRTGFEETNGARWTTQPEEQDLLATVDRATNRVAVDRIGTTKKDRPVQLVRIGERPARNTVLLICSQHGDEPSGREACLSTIRDLAYAKDKKTERFLRRTTLLVVPTANPDGRAADTRGNSDGVDINRDHLSLKTAEARAMAAVIRDRKPDVIYDLHEYGATPKYYDKDLFDLWPRNLNTDDAVHAEAQTLSKAYVRPAAGHDGYTTGTYGIWTDPVTGDPIKQTAGDGQERILRNMSGIKHAAGLLIESRVDPLTDAEKKDEALNNRRRVASQRSALGGLFDYTDERRGKLEAATGAARVAGFLDRGPVYLGGADNDPAEPSEIIQDPPCGYRLDAAQYGDIKDELALHGVTVKRTKTGAYVPLRQSARALVPLLLDERAPYHMVTGRPDMAC; from the coding sequence ATGACACCGCGCATCCGCTCCCTCGCGCTCGTCTGCGCCACCGCCGCGCTCGCCGCGCCGCTCCTGACGGCGCCCGCGCAGGCGACGCCGACCCCGCCCCGTACCGGATTCGAGGAGACGAACGGAGCGCGCTGGACCACTCAGCCCGAGGAACAGGATCTCCTCGCCACCGTGGACCGGGCCACCAACAGGGTCGCGGTCGACCGCATCGGCACCACCAAGAAGGACCGGCCCGTCCAGCTGGTCCGCATCGGCGAACGCCCGGCGAGGAACACCGTGCTGCTGATCTGCAGCCAGCACGGCGACGAACCCTCGGGCCGCGAGGCCTGTCTGTCCACGATCCGCGACCTGGCGTACGCGAAGGACAAGAAGACCGAGCGCTTCTTGCGCCGCACCACGCTCCTCGTCGTGCCGACCGCCAACCCCGACGGGCGCGCCGCCGACACCCGAGGCAACTCCGACGGCGTCGACATCAACCGCGACCACCTCTCCCTCAAGACCGCCGAGGCGCGTGCGATGGCCGCCGTGATCCGGGACCGCAAACCTGACGTCATCTACGACCTGCACGAGTACGGCGCCACGCCCAAGTACTACGACAAGGACCTGTTCGACCTCTGGCCGCGCAACCTCAACACCGACGACGCCGTGCACGCGGAGGCACAGACGCTGTCCAAGGCGTACGTGCGGCCGGCCGCCGGGCACGACGGGTACACGACGGGCACGTACGGCATCTGGACCGACCCGGTCACCGGCGACCCCATCAAACAGACCGCGGGCGACGGACAGGAGCGCATCCTGCGCAACATGTCCGGCATCAAGCACGCGGCGGGGCTGCTGATCGAGAGCCGCGTCGACCCCCTCACCGACGCCGAGAAGAAGGATGAGGCGCTCAACAACCGGCGCCGCGTCGCCTCCCAGCGCTCCGCGCTCGGCGGCCTGTTCGACTACACCGACGAACGCCGCGGAAAGCTGGAGGCCGCCACCGGCGCGGCCCGGGTGGCGGGCTTCCTCGACCGCGGTCCTGTCTACCTCGGAGGCGCCGACAACGACCCCGCCGAGCCGTCCGAGATCATCCAGGACCCGCCCTGCGGATACCGCCTGGACGCCGCGCAGTACGGCGACATCAAGGACGAACTGGCCCTGCACGGCGTCACCGTGAAGCGCACGAAAACTGGCGCATATGTTCCCCTGCGACAGTCGGCCCGGGCGCTCGTGCCCCTGCTGCTCGACGAGCGCGCGCCGTATCACATGGTCACAGGTCGGCCCGACATGGCCTGTTGA
- a CDS encoding BCCT family transporter, whose protein sequence is MTPAPGGRSPQTDRVVFGVTAVLTLAFVVWGAVSTDSLENVSTDMLNGLMHNGGWFFMLTATGFVVFALWLAVSRYGKITLGKEGEDPEFRTVSWVAMMFSAGMGIGLMFYGVSEPLAHFKDHPPGTDPADAPAAMETAMATTLFHWTLHPWAIYAVVGLAIAYSTFRRNRRQTISAVFEPLIGEKHARGAWGRVIDILAIFATLFGSAASLGLGALQIGSGMEEVDWMDKAGTGLLVVIIAVLTLAFVASAISGVEKGVQWLSNINMVLAGLLVVFVFIAGPTVIILDMVPTSIGAYLNDLPQLIGRTEASSGEGVAEWLSSWTVFYWAWWISWTPFVGMFIARISRGRTIRQFVGGVILVPSTVSLIWFAVFGGSAMTVADRGGLKGDTTQEAQLFGLLNEYPIATVTSLLVMILVGIFFVSGADAASIVMGTLSQKGALEPGRFVVIFWGIVTGAVGAVMLLIGDGNDDALTGLRNLTILVAAPFTLVMIGMCVSLMRDLRHDPLIVRGEHGTEVLEKAVIAGHEHHDGDFELRIGPATDDNGDGPERDNDPVAPR, encoded by the coding sequence ATGACGCCCGCCCCCGGCGGCCGATCCCCGCAGACGGACCGGGTGGTGTTCGGCGTCACCGCCGTGCTCACCCTCGCGTTCGTGGTCTGGGGCGCGGTGTCGACGGACTCGCTTGAGAATGTCTCCACGGACATGCTCAACGGTCTGATGCACAACGGCGGTTGGTTCTTCATGCTGACCGCCACGGGGTTCGTCGTCTTCGCGCTGTGGCTGGCCGTCAGCCGGTACGGAAAGATCACCCTCGGCAAGGAGGGCGAGGACCCGGAGTTCCGCACCGTCTCCTGGGTCGCCATGATGTTCAGCGCCGGCATGGGCATCGGCCTCATGTTCTACGGAGTGAGCGAGCCCCTCGCGCACTTCAAGGACCATCCGCCGGGAACCGACCCGGCGGACGCGCCCGCGGCCATGGAGACCGCGATGGCCACCACCCTCTTCCACTGGACGCTCCACCCGTGGGCGATCTACGCGGTCGTGGGCCTCGCCATCGCGTACAGCACCTTCCGCCGCAACCGCCGGCAGACCATCAGCGCCGTCTTCGAGCCGCTCATCGGCGAGAAGCACGCCCGCGGCGCATGGGGCCGCGTCATCGACATCCTCGCCATCTTCGCCACCCTCTTCGGCTCGGCCGCCTCGCTGGGCCTCGGCGCCCTGCAGATCGGCAGCGGCATGGAAGAGGTCGACTGGATGGACAAGGCGGGCACCGGCCTGCTCGTCGTGATCATCGCCGTGCTGACCCTGGCCTTCGTGGCGTCCGCCATCTCCGGTGTGGAGAAGGGCGTGCAGTGGCTCTCCAACATCAACATGGTGCTCGCCGGGCTCCTGGTCGTCTTCGTCTTCATCGCGGGCCCGACCGTCATCATCCTCGACATGGTGCCCACCTCCATCGGCGCCTACCTGAACGACCTGCCGCAGCTCATCGGCCGCACCGAGGCGTCCAGCGGTGAAGGCGTCGCCGAGTGGCTGAGCAGCTGGACGGTCTTCTACTGGGCCTGGTGGATCTCCTGGACGCCCTTCGTCGGCATGTTCATCGCGCGCATCAGCCGCGGCCGTACGATCCGACAGTTCGTCGGCGGCGTCATCCTGGTGCCGAGCACCGTCAGCCTCATCTGGTTCGCGGTCTTCGGCGGCAGCGCCATGACGGTCGCCGACCGCGGCGGGCTCAAGGGCGACACGACCCAGGAGGCCCAGCTCTTCGGCCTCCTGAACGAGTACCCGATCGCGACCGTGACCAGCCTGCTCGTCATGATCCTCGTCGGCATCTTCTTCGTCTCGGGAGCCGACGCCGCGTCCATCGTCATGGGCACGCTCTCCCAGAAGGGCGCCCTCGAACCCGGCCGGTTCGTCGTGATCTTCTGGGGCATCGTGACCGGCGCCGTCGGCGCGGTCATGCTGCTCATCGGTGACGGCAACGACGACGCGCTCACCGGTCTGCGCAACCTCACGATCCTGGTCGCAGCGCCCTTCACCCTCGTGATGATCGGCATGTGCGTGTCCCTCATGCGGGACCTGCGCCACGACCCGCTCATCGTGCGCGGCGAGCACGGCACGGAGGTCCTGGAGAAGGCCGTCATCGCCGGCCACGAGCACCACGACGGTGACTTCGAGCTCCGGATCGGCCCCGCGACCGACGACAACGGCGACGGCCCGGAACGGGACAACGACCCGGTAGCTCCCCGCTGA